The genomic region ATATTTTATGGTTTTATCAATATTTATTAAAAATAATTTACCGGCAGTTTCATTTAATAAGTTAACTCTTATTGTATCTTTTTGTGTGTGCTTGTGTAAGATGTTTTCGAGGCTGTCAATTTCAGGGGTTTGAGCATTTAACTTTAATAAAACAGAACTGAAAATCAGTAATGTGATAATTAATGTTAATTTTTTCATTTTGTATGGTTTTATACTAAAAATATTTATCCGTTTGTAATATATCAGTTTCAATCAATTGTTTTTACAAGATTAAAACATTTTTCGTGGTTCACAGCATACAAGGCATAAGTTAGTAAAAATACAAAAGAAATTATAACAAATCAAACATTATTTGAATTATTACCTATAAAAAATAAAGCAGTAGAATTAGAATATTCAGGTTTAAACAATCAATTAACCGGCTTGTTATTTATAATGATTCTAAATTATATAAATTATGTTTTGTATCACTTCATAATAGTAGTGAAAATTTCTATATTTGAAACCAAATTTAAAAATATAACAAATGAGAGTTCGCAGAATTCAACAATTACCCCAAACCAATGATAATCAGACGGATGAGATTGATTTATCTTTAATTGATTCTTTACTGGAAAAATATAAAAATAAAAAAGGAAATTTAATACCCTTACTTCAAGGTACGCAAGATATTTACGGATATATTCCGGAAGGTGCATTTAACAAACTTGCAAATGATGCCGGGCATGAATTAAGTACAATGTACGGTGTAGCAACTTTTTATGCACAATTCAGATTAGCTCCCGTCGGAAAATATGTCGTGAAAGTTTGCCACGGAACTGCTTGCCATGTACAAAACGCAAAAGCAATAACTCAAACATTAAAAGAAGTATTAAAAGTTGATGACGGCGGCACAACAGAAGATAATTTATTTACTCTTGAATCCGTTGCCTGTTTGGGGTGTTGCTCACTTGCTCCTGTAATGATGATAGGAGACGAAACATACGGTAAATTAACAGATAAAAGCACCAAAAAAGTTATCAGAGAAATAAAAAAACAAGAAAAGGAATCATAATATAATAAGTTTTTTCGGAAGTTTCCGAAAAATACCCGACATTGTCAGGGTATTAATAAAGTAATGGCTTATATCAAAAAATATGAATAAAATAAAAGCAATAGTCGGTCTCGGAAGTTGCGGAATCGCTGCCGGAGCCGGGAAAGTATATAACAAACTAAATGAATTTGTTGACACAAAGAAATATGATGTACTTGCCGATAAAACAAGTTGTATCGGGATGTGTTATCGCGAACCGTTAGTTGAAATTATTGAAAATAATAATTCATACATATACGGTGGTGTTAATGAAAAAATCTTGGAAGAAATTCTTGAACATCATACTAAAAATCATGTTCCGCTTGAAAAATATATTGTCCGGTCCGATGACATAAAAACCGAAGATGACATCTTTTGGAACGGACAAGTAAAAATTGCACTTCGTCATTGCGGGTTTATAAATCCGGAGTCAATTGAAGAATATGAAGCAAAAGACGGATATAAAGCTCTTCGGAAAATTGCAGAAGAAAATATATCTTATGATAATGTTATAAAAGAGGTATTAGATTCAGGTTTGAGAGGCAGAGGAGGAGGTGGTTTTCCTACCGGATTAAAATGGAAATTTGCAAGACAAAGTGAATCAAACGAAAAATATATCATTTGTAATGCCGATGAAGGAGACCCCGGAGCATTTATGGACAGGTCATTATTAGAAGGCGACCCTCATGCAGTTATCGAAGGAATGATTATAGGAGCGTATGCAATAGGTGCAAATGCCGGTGTTATATATTGCAGAGCTGAATACCCGTTAGCAATCGTCCGCTTAAACATTGCCCTTGAACAAGCTCGAAAAAAAGCTTATCTCGGTAAAAACATTATGGGCATTGATGGTTTCAATCTTGATATCTATGTAAAAGAAGGTGCCGGAGCTTTTGTTTGCGGAGAAGAAACAGCACTTATTGCTTCCGTTGAAGGAGAAAGAG from Bacteroidales bacterium harbors:
- the nuoE gene encoding NADH-quinone oxidoreductase subunit NuoE, translating into MRVRRIQQLPQTNDNQTDEIDLSLIDSLLEKYKNKKGNLIPLLQGTQDIYGYIPEGAFNKLANDAGHELSTMYGVATFYAQFRLAPVGKYVVKVCHGTACHVQNAKAITQTLKEVLKVDDGGTTEDNLFTLESVACLGCCSLAPVMMIGDETYGKLTDKSTKKVIREIKKQEKES